The Daucus carota subsp. sativus chromosome 2, DH1 v3.0, whole genome shotgun sequence genome includes a window with the following:
- the LOC108208061 gene encoding GDSL esterase/lipase At3g26430, translating into MDSHKLPTHFFTLVLVFLLPNSFLCRNHCDFPAIFNFGDSNSDTGGLSAAFGQAPPPHGETFFHAPAGRYSDGRLVIDFIAENLTLPYLSAYLDSIGSNFSHGANFATAGSTIRPQNTTKSQSGFSPISLDVQSVQFSDFYSRSQIARQKGAVFQSLLPEKGDFSRALYTFDIGQNDLTAGYKLNLSTEQVKAYVPDVLAQFTNVIKNIYAQGARSFWIHNTGPVGCLPYVMDRFPITAAQVDKFGCASPFNNVAQFFNHKLKEAVHLLREELPLAAITYVDIYTVKYYLISHAKKLGFKNPFSACCGHGGKYNYNMFIKCGSKHIVNGKETVLAKSCKDPYHRISWDGTHFTEAANKWIFNKIVDGSYSDPPIPLKLACKRTGH; encoded by the exons ATGGACTCTCACAAGCTTCCCACACACTTTTTCACACTTGTTCTTGTTTTTTTGCTTCCAAATTCATTCCTGTGTCGGAACCACTGTGACTTCCCGGCTATATTTAATTTTGGTGACTCAAATTCCGATACCGGTGGATTATCAGCGGCGTTTGGACAGGCCCCTCCACCACATGGTGAGACCTTTTTTCATGCCCCTGCAGGCAGATACAGTGATGGTCGTCTTGTAATTGATTTTATAG CGGAGAATTTGACATTACCATATCTTAGTGCATACCTTGACTCTATTGGTTCAAACTTCAGTCACGGAGCCAATTTTGCGACAGCTGGCTCAACTATTAGACCTCAAAATACAACCAAGTCCCAGAGTGGCTTCAGTCCGATCTCATTAGATGTGCAGTCTGttcaattttctgatttttattCAAGATCTCAGATAGCTAGGCAAAAGG GAGCTGTATTTCAAAGCCTGTTACCAGAAAAGGGTGATTTTTCTCGTGCATTGTACACCTTTGACATTGGCCAAAATGATCTCACTGCTGGTTACAAGCTTAACTTGTCAACAGAACAAGTCAAGGCATATGTTCCTGATGTCTTGGCTCAGTTTACAAATGTCATCAAG AACATATATGCTCAAGGCGCAAGATCATTCTGGATTCATAATACTGGACCTGTGGGATGCCTACCTTATGTTATGGACAGGTTTCCAATCACAGCTGCTCAGGTGGATAAATTTGGTTGTGCCAGTCCATTCAACAATGTAGCTCAGTTTTTCAACCATAAACTGAAGGAAGCCGTACATCTACTTAGGGAGGAACTCCCTTTAGCTGCAATAACTTATGTTGATATCTACACAGTAAAGTACTATCTTATCAGCCACGCAAAGAAGCTCG GATTCAAGAACCCTTTTTCAGCTTGTTGTGGTCATGGTGGAAAGTATAACTACAACATGTTCATAAAATGTGGGAGCAAGCATATAGTAAATGGCAAAGAGACAGTGCTTGCAAAGTCTTGCAAAGACCCATACCATCGGATTAGCTGGGATGGAACTCACTTCACTGAGGCAGCAAACAAGTGGATATTCAACAAAATTGTTGATGGATCATATTCGGATCCTCCTATTCCATTAAAGCTAGCTTGCAAGAGGACGGGCCACTAA